One segment of Thunnus thynnus chromosome 19, fThuThy2.1, whole genome shotgun sequence DNA contains the following:
- the dnajc21 gene encoding dnaJ homolog subfamily C member 21 isoform X1, whose protein sequence is MKCHYEILGVKRDAGDDELKKAYRKLALKWHPDKNLDNAEEAAEQFKLIQAAYDVLSDPQERAWYDNHREALLKGGLSGDYEDDSIDLLQYFTVTCYSGYGDDEKGFYTVYRNLFESIVKEETEHGRVDDEEEEEEFPPFGDSQSDYDTVVHVFYGFWQSFCTRKNFAWKEEYDTRQASNRWEKRAMEKENKKTRDKARKERNELVRQLVAFVRKRDRRVQAHRKLVEEQNAEKIKKMEELRRKQKLNQAKLAEEYKEQSWAAMSELEKELQQIEAQYGEEFGDASESEEEELDMETREKTSEEGIEQPDGEELIDYFDDLYCPACDKSFKSDKAMKNHEKSKKHREMVALLRQQLEEEEDSLGLNADEKEGREEENEQEEEEEEKEEEEEEEDKPRQKLSKKQKRKKKQQKVVHQSAPEEEEEEEEEKPTLTTCNEDAPEKSADPTEPEQQDELPPTEAKSSGKTKGKKGGGKDKPKNVKSHTGEQCPEKEVNLRCVTCNYEFPTRNKLFDHLKTSGHASALHSNAAHSSASKSKKDKKKNR, encoded by the exons ATGAAGTGTCATTATGAAATCTTGGGAGTGAAACGGGACGCAGGAGACGACGAGTTGAAGAAAGCTTATCGTAAATTAGCACTGAAATGGCATCCAG ATAAGAACTTGGACAATGCCGAGGAAGCAGCGGAGCAGTTTAAGTTGATTCAGGCGGCGTATGATGTCCTGAGTGACCCACAGGAGAGAGCCTG GTATGACAATCACAGAGAGGCGCTGCTGAAAGGAGGACTGAGTGGAGACTATGAAGATGATAGCATCGACCTGCTGCAGTACTTCACGGTTACCTGCTACTCTGGATACGGAGATGATGAGAAG GGCTTCTACACAGTCTACAGGAATCTCTTTGAGTCTATTGTTAAGGAGGAGACGGAGCATGGCAGGGTGGacgatgaggaagaggaggaagagtttCCTCCCTTCGGAGACTCTCAGAGTGACTATGATACC GTAGTGCACGTATTTTACGGCTTCTGGCAGAGCTTCTGCACGCGGAAAAACTTTGCCTGGAAGGAGGAGTACGATACGAGGCAGGCGTCCAACCGCTGGGAGAAAAGGGCTATGGAGAAGGAGAACAAGAAGACCCGAGACAAGGCTCGAAAAGAGCGAAACGAGCTGGTGCGACAGCTAGTGGCTTTCGTTCGCAAGCGTGACCGGCGGGTCCAGGCCCACAGGAAGCTGGTGGAGGAACAGAACGCGGAGAAGATCAAGAAGATGGAGGAGCTTAGGCGGAAGCAGAAGCTCAACCAGGCCAA ACTGGCAGAGGAGTACAAGGAGCAGAGCTGGGCGGCCATGTCTGAACTCGagaaggagctgcagcagatagAGGCTCAGTACGGAGAGGAGTTCGGTGATGCATCAGAGAGTGAGGAAGAAGAGCTGGATATGGAGACACGGGAGAAGACCAGTGAAGAAGGAATAG AGCAGCCTGATGGAGAGGAACTGATCGACTATTTTGATGATCTTTACTGCCCAGCCTGCGACAAATCCTTCAAATCAGATAAAGC CATGAAAAACCATGAAAAATCCAAAAAGCACCGGGAGATGGTGGCGTTGCTACGGCAACagctggaggaagaagaggattCACTCGGTTTGAACGCGGACgaaaaggagggaagagaggaggaaaatgagcaggaagaggaggaagaagaaaaagaagaagaggaggaggaggaagataagCCGAGGCAAAA GCTCTCCAAAaagcaaaagaggaaaaagaaacagcagaaagtaGTGCAT CAGAGTgctccagaggaggaggaggaggaggaggaggagaaaccaACGCTGACCACATGCAATGAAGATGCCCCCGAGAAGTCAGCGGACCCCACAGAGCCCGAGCAGCAGGATGAACTCCCTCCCACGGAAGCCAAGAG CTCCGGGAAGACAAAAGGAaagaagggaggaggaaaaGACAAACCAAAGAATGTCAAGTCTCACACAGGAGAACAATGTCCTGAG AAGGAAGTAAACCTCCGATGTGTGACGTGTAACTACGAGTTCCCCACCCGAAACAAGTTGTTCGACCACCTGAAGACCAGCGGCCACGCCTCCGCGCTCCACTCAAACGCCGCTCACAGCTCCGCGAGCAAgagcaaaaaagacaaaaagaagaacaGATAA
- the bxdc2 gene encoding ribosome biogenesis protein BRX1 homolog → MSTHKRKRGGQGPGGKKAKKVQFVAEAGEPPGEPEQEKENEVTIPAPVSQGKWTNKERVLIFSSRGINFRTRHLMQDLRTLMPHSKADTKMDRKDKLFVVNEVCEIKNCNKCLFFEAKKKQDLYMWISNSPHGPSAKFLVQNIHTLAELKMTGNCLKGSRPLLSFDPKFDKEPHFALLKELFTQTFSTPRYHPKSQPFVDHVITFTIADNRIWFRNYQIIEEDASLVEIGPRFVLNLIKIFQGSFGGPTLFENPDFQSPNMHRREMRLAAAARVREKQMVKEMQKMKRTEAKEDLARDVTADVFVTPAEEKPLHIQTEPPEPKVVKKNKHKAFKRQRMQMARR, encoded by the exons atgtcgaCACACAAGAGAAAACGTGGAGGACAGGGTCCCGGTggaaaaaaggcaaagaaagtACAATTTGTAGCAGAAGCAGGTGAGCCACCCGGTGAACCCGAACAGGAGAAGGAAAATGAAGTCACAATCCCAGCACCGGTGTCGCAG GGCAAATGGACCAACAAGGAAAGGGTTCTCATTTTCTCCTCGAGAGGCATCAACTTCAGAACGAGACACTTGATGCAAGACCTGAGGACTTTGATGCCTCATTCAAAAGCAG ATACAAAAATGGACAGAAAGGACAAGCTGTTTGTTGTAAATGAG GTGTGTGAAATCAAAAACTGCAACAAATGCCTCTTCTTTGAGGCCAAGAAGAAGCAGGACCTCTATATGTG gattTCAAACAGCCCTCATGGACCTTCTGCAAAATTTCTGGTTCAGAACA TTCATACACTGGCTGAACTCAAGATGACAGGAAACTGCCTCAAAGGATCCAGGCCGCTGCTGTCGTTTGATCCT AAATTTGACAAGGAGCCCCACTTTGCTTTACTGAAGGAGCTGTTCACCCAG ACATTTTCCACCCCACGCTACCACCCTAAGAGTCAGCCTTTTGTGGACCACGTCATAACATTCACCATCGCAGACAACAGGATATGGTTCAGAAACTACCAG ATCATCGAGGAGGATGCCTCTCTAGTGGAGATTGGACCTCGATTTGTTCTCAACCTCATCAAGATCTTTCAGGGGAGCTTCGGAGGGCCTACGCTCTTTGAGAACCCAGACTTCCAGTCTCCTAACATG CACCGGCGAGAGATGCGACTAGCAGCGGCAGCCAGAGTGCGTGAAAAGCAGATGGTGAAGGAGAtgcagaagatgaagaggaCTGAAGCAAAGGAGGATTTAGCCAGAGATGTGACCGCCGACGTCTTTGTAACACCGGCTGAGGAGAAGCCTCTTCACATCCAGACAGAACCACCTGAGCCAAAAGTGgtgaagaagaacaaacacaaagcTTTCAAAAGACAAAGGATGCAGATGGCACGCAGGTAA
- the LOC137170559 gene encoding alanine--glyoxylate aminotransferase 2, mitochondrial-like isoform X2 codes for MWTGGDIWICLLVWLLSVWATATRKILLLCCVTQWKKVTAAAEEQLKRLWHTTNIYVYPPLHEYCEKLASYFPDPLKVIYLTNSGSEANDLAMLMARLHTGNYDIITFRGSYHGGSPLTMGLTSNSAYKYPIANGLGCTNTMCPDVFRGLWGGSHCRDSPVQTIRECGCAQGYCMANEQYIGQLKETFATSVPSRIAAFFGEPIQGVGGAVQYPKNYLKEAYKLVRERGGVCIADEVQTGFGRTGTHFWGFQGHDVIPDMVTMAKGIGNGFPMGAVVTTPEIAASFAKGVHFNTFGGNPVACAVASSVLDVIKEDGIQQNSLDVGTYLMTELAKLRDKYEIIGDVRGKGLQIGVEMVKDKASRDPLSPEAMNEIFEDVKDMGVLIGKGGLYGQTFRIKPPMCITMEDADFFLAVFNKSIHNYMERR; via the exons ATGTGGACGGGAGGCGATATCTGGATCTGTTTGCTGGTGTGGCTACTGTCAGTGTGGGCCACTGCCACCCGTAAGATCcttttactttgctgtgttACACAGTGGAA GAAGgtgacagcagctgcagaggagCAGTTGAAGAGACTGTGGCATACAACTAACATCTATGTCTATCCTCCTCTCCATGAGTATTGTGAGAAATTGGCTTCCTACTTCCCAGATCCTCTTAAG GTGATATATCTGACCAACAGCGGCTCAGAAGCCAATGACTTGGCTATGTTGATGGCTCGACTTCACACAGGCaactatgacatcatcacttTCAG aGGGTCATACCACGGTGGCAGCCCACTGACAATGGGTCTCACTTCCAACTCAGCATATAAATACCCCATTGCCAATGGTTTAGGCTGCAcaaat ACCATGTGTCCTGATGTGTTCAGAGGTCTGTGGGGAGGAAGCCACTGCAGGGACTCTCCCGTGCAGACCATCAGAGAGTGTGGCTGTGCCCAag GCTACTGCATGGCAAATGAACAATACATTGGGCAGCTCAAAGAGACATTTGCTACTAGTGTCCCGAGTCGAATTGCTGCTTTCTTTGGAGAGCCTATTCAG GGAGTCGGAGGAGCTGTGCAGTACCCAAAAAACTATCTCAAAGAGGCTTACAAActtgtgagagaaagaggaggagtcTGCATTGCTGATGAG GTCCAGACTGGATTTGGGCGAACAGGAACCCACTTCTGGGGTTTCCAAGGTCATGATGTCATTCCTGATATGGTTACAATGGCGAAGGGTATCGGTAATGGTTTCCCAATGGGAGCTGTTGTTACAACACCAG AAATCGCAGCCTCATTTGCCAAGGGGGTTCACTTCAACACCTTCGGAGGAAATCCTGTGGCTTGTGCTGTTGCTTCGTCAGTGCTTGAT GTTATCAAAGAAGATGGCATACAGCAGAACAGTCTGGATGTGGGCACCTATCTGATGACAGAACTGGCAAAACTCAGGGACAAGTACGAGATCATCGGTGATGTCCGTGGGAAAGGCCTGCAGATCGGTGTGGAAATGGTCAAAGACAAG GCCAGCAGAGACCCGCTGTCTCCTGAGGCAATGAATGAGATCTTTGAGGACGTCAAGGACATGGGAGTCCTGATAGGGAAAGGAGGACTGTACGGACAG ACCTTCCGCATCAAACCCCCCATGTGCATCACGATGGAAGATGCAGATTTCTTCCTGGCAGTCTTTAACAAGTCCATCCACAACTACATGGAAAGAAGATGA
- the LOC137170559 gene encoding alanine--glyoxylate aminotransferase 2, mitochondrial-like isoform X1 yields the protein MFKVVSCLLTGQSCCRPSLAKFHLASGALCQKSALKYPPTDLPEMPPCSFKPEEYKGMSKERMMEIRKQNCNPMTMKVTYYKKPVFIHQGYMQWLWDVDGRRYLDLFAGVATVSVGHCHPKVTAAAEEQLKRLWHTTNIYVYPPLHEYCEKLASYFPDPLKVIYLTNSGSEANDLAMLMARLHTGNYDIITFRGSYHGGSPLTMGLTSNSAYKYPIANGLGCTNTMCPDVFRGLWGGSHCRDSPVQTIRECGCAQGYCMANEQYIGQLKETFATSVPSRIAAFFGEPIQGVGGAVQYPKNYLKEAYKLVRERGGVCIADEVQTGFGRTGTHFWGFQGHDVIPDMVTMAKGIGNGFPMGAVVTTPEIAASFAKGVHFNTFGGNPVACAVASSVLDVIKEDGIQQNSLDVGTYLMTELAKLRDKYEIIGDVRGKGLQIGVEMVKDKASRDPLSPEAMNEIFEDVKDMGVLIGKGGLYGQTFRIKPPMCITMEDADFFLAVFNKSIHNYMERR from the exons ATGTTTAAAGTTGTGTCCTGTCTTCTAACAGGACAGTCCTGCTGTCGACCCAGTCTGGCCAAATTCCACTTGGCAAGTG GTGCATTATGTCAGAAATCAGCCTTAAAATACCCTCCCACAGACCTCCCGGAGATGCCCCCGTGCAGTTTCAAACCAGAGGAATACAAG GGTATGTCCAAAGAGCGGATGATGGAGATCCGCAAGCAGAACTGCAACCCCATGACCATGAAGGTTACCTACTATAAGAAACCAGTGTTCATCCACCAGGGATACATGCAATGGCTGTGGGATGTGGACGGGAGGCGATATCTGGATCTGTTTGCTGGTGTGGCTACTGTCAGTGTGGGCCACTGCCACCC GAAGgtgacagcagctgcagaggagCAGTTGAAGAGACTGTGGCATACAACTAACATCTATGTCTATCCTCCTCTCCATGAGTATTGTGAGAAATTGGCTTCCTACTTCCCAGATCCTCTTAAG GTGATATATCTGACCAACAGCGGCTCAGAAGCCAATGACTTGGCTATGTTGATGGCTCGACTTCACACAGGCaactatgacatcatcacttTCAG aGGGTCATACCACGGTGGCAGCCCACTGACAATGGGTCTCACTTCCAACTCAGCATATAAATACCCCATTGCCAATGGTTTAGGCTGCAcaaat ACCATGTGTCCTGATGTGTTCAGAGGTCTGTGGGGAGGAAGCCACTGCAGGGACTCTCCCGTGCAGACCATCAGAGAGTGTGGCTGTGCCCAag GCTACTGCATGGCAAATGAACAATACATTGGGCAGCTCAAAGAGACATTTGCTACTAGTGTCCCGAGTCGAATTGCTGCTTTCTTTGGAGAGCCTATTCAG GGAGTCGGAGGAGCTGTGCAGTACCCAAAAAACTATCTCAAAGAGGCTTACAAActtgtgagagaaagaggaggagtcTGCATTGCTGATGAG GTCCAGACTGGATTTGGGCGAACAGGAACCCACTTCTGGGGTTTCCAAGGTCATGATGTCATTCCTGATATGGTTACAATGGCGAAGGGTATCGGTAATGGTTTCCCAATGGGAGCTGTTGTTACAACACCAG AAATCGCAGCCTCATTTGCCAAGGGGGTTCACTTCAACACCTTCGGAGGAAATCCTGTGGCTTGTGCTGTTGCTTCGTCAGTGCTTGAT GTTATCAAAGAAGATGGCATACAGCAGAACAGTCTGGATGTGGGCACCTATCTGATGACAGAACTGGCAAAACTCAGGGACAAGTACGAGATCATCGGTGATGTCCGTGGGAAAGGCCTGCAGATCGGTGTGGAAATGGTCAAAGACAAG GCCAGCAGAGACCCGCTGTCTCCTGAGGCAATGAATGAGATCTTTGAGGACGTCAAGGACATGGGAGTCCTGATAGGGAAAGGAGGACTGTACGGACAG ACCTTCCGCATCAAACCCCCCATGTGCATCACGATGGAAGATGCAGATTTCTTCCTGGCAGTCTTTAACAAGTCCATCCACAACTACATGGAAAGAAGATGA
- the dnajc21 gene encoding dnaJ homolog subfamily C member 21 isoform X2: MKCHYEILGVKRDAGDDELKKAYRKLALKWHPDKNLDNAEEAAEQFKLIQAAYDVLSDPQERAWYDNHREALLKGGLSGDYEDDSIDLLQYFTVTCYSGYGDDEKGFYTVYRNLFESIVKEETEHGRVDDEEEEEEFPPFGDSQSDYDTVVHVFYGFWQSFCTRKNFAWKEEYDTRQASNRWEKRAMEKENKKTRDKARKERNELVRQLVAFVRKRDRRVQAHRKLVEEQNAEKIKKMEELRRKQKLNQAKLAEEYKEQSWAAMSELEKELQQIEAQYGEEFGDASESEEEELDMETREKTSEEGIEQPDGEELIDYFDDLYCPACDKSFKSDKAMKNHEKSKKHREMVALLRQQLEEEEDSLGLNADEKEGREEENEQEEEEEEKEEEEEEEDKPRQKLSKKQKRKKKQQKVVHSAPEEEEEEEEEKPTLTTCNEDAPEKSADPTEPEQQDELPPTEAKSSGKTKGKKGGGKDKPKNVKSHTGEQCPEKEVNLRCVTCNYEFPTRNKLFDHLKTSGHASALHSNAAHSSASKSKKDKKKNR, translated from the exons ATGAAGTGTCATTATGAAATCTTGGGAGTGAAACGGGACGCAGGAGACGACGAGTTGAAGAAAGCTTATCGTAAATTAGCACTGAAATGGCATCCAG ATAAGAACTTGGACAATGCCGAGGAAGCAGCGGAGCAGTTTAAGTTGATTCAGGCGGCGTATGATGTCCTGAGTGACCCACAGGAGAGAGCCTG GTATGACAATCACAGAGAGGCGCTGCTGAAAGGAGGACTGAGTGGAGACTATGAAGATGATAGCATCGACCTGCTGCAGTACTTCACGGTTACCTGCTACTCTGGATACGGAGATGATGAGAAG GGCTTCTACACAGTCTACAGGAATCTCTTTGAGTCTATTGTTAAGGAGGAGACGGAGCATGGCAGGGTGGacgatgaggaagaggaggaagagtttCCTCCCTTCGGAGACTCTCAGAGTGACTATGATACC GTAGTGCACGTATTTTACGGCTTCTGGCAGAGCTTCTGCACGCGGAAAAACTTTGCCTGGAAGGAGGAGTACGATACGAGGCAGGCGTCCAACCGCTGGGAGAAAAGGGCTATGGAGAAGGAGAACAAGAAGACCCGAGACAAGGCTCGAAAAGAGCGAAACGAGCTGGTGCGACAGCTAGTGGCTTTCGTTCGCAAGCGTGACCGGCGGGTCCAGGCCCACAGGAAGCTGGTGGAGGAACAGAACGCGGAGAAGATCAAGAAGATGGAGGAGCTTAGGCGGAAGCAGAAGCTCAACCAGGCCAA ACTGGCAGAGGAGTACAAGGAGCAGAGCTGGGCGGCCATGTCTGAACTCGagaaggagctgcagcagatagAGGCTCAGTACGGAGAGGAGTTCGGTGATGCATCAGAGAGTGAGGAAGAAGAGCTGGATATGGAGACACGGGAGAAGACCAGTGAAGAAGGAATAG AGCAGCCTGATGGAGAGGAACTGATCGACTATTTTGATGATCTTTACTGCCCAGCCTGCGACAAATCCTTCAAATCAGATAAAGC CATGAAAAACCATGAAAAATCCAAAAAGCACCGGGAGATGGTGGCGTTGCTACGGCAACagctggaggaagaagaggattCACTCGGTTTGAACGCGGACgaaaaggagggaagagaggaggaaaatgagcaggaagaggaggaagaagaaaaagaagaagaggaggaggaggaagataagCCGAGGCAAAA GCTCTCCAAAaagcaaaagaggaaaaagaaacagcagaaagtaGTGCAT AGTgctccagaggaggaggaggaggaggaggaggagaaaccaACGCTGACCACATGCAATGAAGATGCCCCCGAGAAGTCAGCGGACCCCACAGAGCCCGAGCAGCAGGATGAACTCCCTCCCACGGAAGCCAAGAG CTCCGGGAAGACAAAAGGAaagaagggaggaggaaaaGACAAACCAAAGAATGTCAAGTCTCACACAGGAGAACAATGTCCTGAG AAGGAAGTAAACCTCCGATGTGTGACGTGTAACTACGAGTTCCCCACCCGAAACAAGTTGTTCGACCACCTGAAGACCAGCGGCCACGCCTCCGCGCTCCACTCAAACGCCGCTCACAGCTCCGCGAGCAAgagcaaaaaagacaaaaagaagaacaGATAA
- the rad1 gene encoding cell cycle checkpoint protein RAD1, producing MPLSTQSQPDDEQYVLVASLDNARNLSNILKAITFKDHAIFSATPNGLKVTVEDCKCLQANAFIQAEIFQEFTIKEDLVGFQVNLTVLLDCLNIFGGSTVPGISTALRMCYRGYGYPLTLFLEEGGVVTVCKINTQEPEEPIDFDFCSTNVTNKAILLSESLKEAFSELDMTSEVLQITMSPSQPYFRLSTFGNSGNAHYDYPKDSDMMELFRCTKTQTNRYKMSLLKPSTKALALSCKVSVRTDSRGFLSLQYLVRNDDGQICFVEYYCCPDKEVDED from the exons ATGCCTCTGTCAACCCAGTCTCAACCCGATGATGAACAGTACGTGTTAGTGGCCAGTCTCGATAATGCTCGCAATCTGTCAAACATCCTGAAAGCAATCACCTTCAAGGACCATGCCATCTTCAGCGCTACACCCAACGGCCTGAAGGTCACTGTGGAAGACTGCAAATGCCTTCAAGCCAATGCCTTCATCCAG GCTGAGATCTTCCAAGAGTTCACCATTAAAGAAGACCTGGTGGGTTTTCAGGTCAACCTTACTGTTCTGCTGGACTGCCTCAATATCTTTGGAGGAAGCACAGTACCAG GAATATCAACAGCCTTACGGATGTGCTACAGGGGATATGGTTACCCTCTGACCTTGTTCCTGGAGGAGGGTGGGGTGGTGACTGTTTGCAAGATCAACACACAAGAACCAGAAGAGCCAATTGACTTTGACTTCTGCAGCACCAACGTCACAAACAAG GCGATCCTGCTGTCAGAGAGTCTGAAGGAAGCCTTTTCTGAACTGGACATGACCAGCGAGGTGCTACAGATCACCATGTCCCCCAGCCAGCCGTACTTTCG GTTGTCTACATTTGGGAACTCTGGAAATGCACATTATGATTATCCCAAAGACTCAGACATGATGGAGCTGTTCCGTTGCACCAAGACGCAAACCAACAG GTATAAGATGTCGTTGCTGAAGCCGTCCACCAAGGCTCTGGCTTTGTCCTGTAAAGTCTCTGTGAGGACAGATAGCAGAggtttcctctctctgcagtACCTGGTCAGAAACGACGATGGACAAATCTGCTTTGTAGAATATTATTGTTGTCCTGACAAGGAGGTGGATGAGGATTGA
- the LOC137170472 gene encoding alanine--glyoxylate aminotransferase 2, mitochondrial-like, whose protein sequence is MYKVTSCLSGRCAGLTRQAFCLPGLAKFHRGSGAVCQQTALKYSPKDIPEMPSCNFKPEEYKGMSKDQMMEIRRKNCNPMTMKITYYKKPVFIHQGHMQWVWDVDGRRYLDLFAGVATVGVGHCHPKVIAATTQQLKRLWHTTNIYVQPPLHEYCEKLASYLPDPLKVVYLTNSGSEANDLAILMARLYTGNFDIITFRGSYHGGSPQTMGLTSNSPYKYPIATGSGCVNAVCPDVFRGPWGGSHCRDSPVQTIRECNCAQGRCMANDQYIDQLKETFATSVPSRIAAFFGEPIQGMGGAVQYPKNYFKEAYKLVRERGGVCVADEVQTGFGRTGSHFWGFQGHEVLPDIVTMAKGIGNGFPMGAVVTTPEIAASFVKAFHFNTFGGNPVACAVGSSVLDVIKEDGIQQNCLDVGTYLMTEMAKLRDKYEIIGDVRGKGLQIGVEMVKDKASRTPLSPEAMSVIFEDIKDMGVLIGKGGVYGQTFRVQPPMCITRKDVDFFLAVFNKAIHNYMDGK, encoded by the exons ATGTATAAAGTGACTTCCTGTCTAAGTGGCCGGTGTGCAGGTCTCACTAGACAGGCCTTCTGTCTTCCTGGTTTGGCCAAATTTCACCGGGGAAGTG GTGCAGTATGTCAGCAAACAGCCCTCAAATACTCTCCCAAAGACATCCCAGAGATGCCCTCATGCAATTTCAAACCAGAGGAGTACAAG GGTATGTCCAAAGACCAAATGATGGAGATCCGCAGGAAGAACTGCAACCCCATGACCATGAAGATTACCTACTATAAGAAACCAGTGTTCATCCACCAGGGACACATGCAATGGGTGTGGGATGTGGACGGGAGGCGATATCTGGATCTGTTTGCTGGTGTGGCTACTGTTGGTGTGGGCCACTGCCACCC GAAGGTGATAGCAGCCACAACACAGCAGTTGAAGAGACTGTGGCACACTACTAACATCTACGTCCAACCTCCTCTCCATGAGTATTGTGAGAAACTGGCTTCCTACTTGCCAGATCCTCTTAAG GTGGTGTATCTGACCAACAGCGGCTCAGAAGCCAATGACCTGGCTATACTGATGGCTCGACTTTACACGGGCAACTTTGACATTATCACTTTCAG GGGATCATATCACGGTGGCAGCCCACAGACCATGGGTCTCACCTCCAACTCACCATATAAATACCCCATCGCCACTGGTTCAGGCTGCGTAAAT GCCGTGTGTCCTGATGTGTTCAGAGGTCCGTGGGGAGGAAGCCACTGCAGGGACTCTCCTGTGCAGACCATCAGAGAGTGTAACTGTGCCCAag GCCGCTGCATGGCAAATGACCAATACATTGACCAACTCAAAGAGACATTTGCTACTAGTGTCCCAAGTCGAATTGCTGCTTTCTTTGGGGAGCCTATTCAG GGAATGGGTGGAGCTGTGCAGTACCCTAAAAACTACTTCAAAGAAGCCTACAAactagtgagagagagaggaggggtcTGCGTCGCTGACGAG GTCCAGACTGGATTTGGGCGTACAGGAAGCCACTTCTGGGGTTTCCAGGGTCATGAGGTCCTTCCTGATATCGTTACAATGGCGAAGGGTATTGGTAATGGCTTCCCAATGGGAGCTGTTGTTACAACACCAG aaATTGCTGCTTCCTTTGTTAAGGCGTTCCACTTCAACACCTTCGGAGGAAATCCTGTGGCTTGTGCTGTTGGCTCATCAGTGCTTGAT GTTATCAAAGAAGATGGCATACAGCAGAACTGTCTGGATGTGGGCACCTATCTGATGACAGAAATGGCAAAACTCAGAGACAAGTACGAGATCATCGGTGACGTCCGTGGAAAAGGCCTGCAGATCGGTGTGGAAATGGTCAAAGACAAG GCCAGCAGAACCCCGCTGTCACCTGAGGCAATGAGCGTGATCTTTGAGGACATCAAGGACATGGGAGTCCTGATAGGGAAAGGTGGAGTGTATGGACAG ACGTTTCGTGTCCAACCCCCCATGTGCATCACAAGGAAGGACGTAGATTTCTTCCTGGCAGTTTTTAACAAGGCCATCCACAACTACATGGATGGAAAATGA